The DNA region ACCTTCGTGAAAGTGGTTTCCTGGTACGACAACGAAATGGGTTACTCCAACAAACTCACCGACTTATTGGTACACTCCGCATCGATCTAAGCATCGATCCGCAATACAAAAACCTCCTGAAAACTCGGGAGGTTTTTTGTTTGTAAGTGTCGACGATTTCCGAGTCATTGCGGGCAGAACGAATTTGAGCGCGGCAATCTCATCGTTTCATTAATTTGGGCAATCCCCTCTACTTTCCAAAGCAGCACCTCGGGTCGGGCTGTACACTGCAATCTTTTTTTCCAGCACCAAAAATCCCCATCCAAAAAAAAGGATTTCCGTTTCCATCCCTATTGCGGGGAGCGGCGTGGAATCGGAAAATTAGGTAGTATGAATTTTCGTTTAGAAAAAAATACGCCGCTTCTTTACTTGATTTTCAGAGTTGTACCCTCTCTGTTTCCGTCCCAAATCGTCAAGACTTTTATCTGTTTTGCATCGTATTCATAGAACAGGAGATAATCCCTGACAATTCTGACCCTCACATTTTCAAATTCAGTTTTTCTACCGATTGTAGGGTTTTCGGCTACTTGACTTAAAGTATCGATTATCAGCTTATTAAGTTTTATGCTGTAGCTTTTGGATTTATTCCTCGCAATCCAATTAGCAAGGATTTCTTTTCTTTCGAGATTGGTTTTTCAGTCCAATTTATTTTTCGCTTAGCCACTCGTCAATTTCTTTATTTGACTGTTCTTCAGTAAGAACTTTATCATCTTTGGCTTCGAGAATTCTTTTTCGTTGTGCGGTGCTTATTCGATACTCGCCTTTTTCTAACTCAAAATCTAAAAACCTTTGGATTTCTTCGATAATACGAACTTCTTTGAGTTTCGTAATTTTATTTATCAAATCAATTTTTAATTCTGCTGTGTCCATACCTGACATTTTCTTCAAATTTAAAAATTAAATTCCATTTTTTAAGAGTTCGGAACGGATTTCTGATCGCTGAAAGAAATTGAAGAAAAGGGTTTCATCGAAATTAAATGCAAACCGACACAGAATACCATTTCTTGTCACAAAAAATATTATTTGTTGGTTCACCAAAAGTAGAATTATAGAAGTTTTGCAAACATTAATCTTTTTTTATTCAAGCTGATATTTTACATTTACCTGAACCTCAAATTTTACTTTTTGGAATTCTGTATAGATAGGGTTTTCTGCTTTGCTTCCGTAAAGACTAGCCATTCCTCTAATTCTTACTCCGGGAACTTGTCCCTGTAAAGCGTTTGAAACCGTATTAACGTCCGAGATATAAATTGCCTTACCTATTTTCTGATTTAATGGCTTAGCAAGTCTTTGAGCGGTTATTTTAGATTTTTCTACCGCTATTGATTTTAGTTCGAGCAATAAATCAGCTCCTTTTGAATACTCGGTTTTTTCAATATTCACATTTGAAATCCCAACATTTTCCAGTTCGGCTAAAACTTTTCAAGCGGTAAAAGCATTATGTACAAGTAAAGAATACATTTTACTTTTTATCACGTTCTGACCTTTCAAAAAATACTGTTTAAAATTACTGGATAAATCTAATAAGGATAAATCTTTGTCGGTGTTAATATTTAGTTTCTTCAAAGTTGATTCTAAAAGCCGCTCTTGCTCCTCAACTGATTTTCTGTTCTTAGAGTCAGCTTCATTCAGGTTTATCGAAACGACAATCCTCTCAGGAACAACCAGAGAGTTTTGCACTCGTTTCAACAAAGGGTTGGTCGATGAAGTTTTTTTGGGCGTAAGTAAAATTCACACAAAAGATGATTATCGTAAGTAGTATTATTTTCTTCATAGTTTTTAGATTTTTTTTAATAATCGAACACAGCTTCCAAATATACACACAACTCTTTTTCCAAAAAACCAATATCCCTCAATTCATAATCAAAAAAAAGCCAATCCTTCTTCGGCTCAATCCTTGCTGCAAATACCATAATCTTCCTTTTGTCTTTTGCCTTTTGCCTTTTATCTTTTATCTTTAATCTTTTGTCTTTTGTCTTTTGCCTTTTGTCTTTTCCCTTTTATCTTTAATCTTTTGCCTTTTGTCTTTAACCTTGCCGCAATGAAAACCATCTTCACCATCGGTCATTCCAACCACCCTTTCGAAACGTTTCTCGAAATGTTGAAATCCTTTGAAATAGAAGTTTTGGCCGATATCAGAAGATATACTGGTTCCAGAAAATATCCGTATTTTAACAAAGATGTTCTGGAAAAAAACTTGCCCGAAAACGGAATTGCGTATCTTCACCTCGAAGATTTGGGAGGAAGGAGAAAAGTGCAGCCCAACTCGCACAACACCGCATGGAAACTGGATTCCTTCAAAGGTTATGCGGACTATATGGAAACCGAAAGTTTCAGGAACGCCGTCAAGGAACTGGAAAAAATCGCAACAACGAAAAAATTGTGCTATATGTGTTCAGAAGCGGTTTGGTGGAGCTGTCACCGATCAATGGTTTCAGACTACTTGAAAAACGATGGATGGAATGTTCAGCATATTATGGGAATCGCAAAAAGCCAGGAACATCCCTACACAAAACCCGCAAAAATAGAAAACGGAAAATTAGTTTATACCGCATGATGAAAGCAAAACCGACCTTTTTTGAAAGCGACCATTTCCAACAATTCTGGAATTCAGGAAACGGGAAGGAGCTTCTCGATTGGGCAGAACTAAGACCCGACATCAACCGTTTTGAAAAATTCGCCCACCTTTTCCATCAAGTTGATGAAGACGGCGACGATGCAGTAAAAGACACCTACCTGAAACTTCCTTATCACGAAGCTTCGGCGTTGGTCAAGAAATATTCTCAAACTCCAGTTACCGATTCAGATGAAGCTCCCGAAAGCATCAGAAAAATGTTTCTTCAAATGCAGGAAATTCCCAATTGGTTCGACGAAAATCTGGCCAACAAAGGTGCGAGATTCTGTATGAGAACAGGAACCAACGCTTTGATCATCCTTCGCGATTTCACTTTGATGGGTGGTTATGATTTCGGCTACCTGAACAAACCGCTCATCTTCACGGGTGCTTTGAAAAAAGGTGCAGTAAAAAGATTGAAGGACACCCTCGAATTCTGGGTGCACGTGACGAGGGAAAACGCATTGAAAGTGAATTCTGATGCGTACCAGCTCATCGTGCGGACACGTTTGATGCATTCCTATGCAAGATTGACCATCAATAAAAAAGCAGAAAACTGGAATGCGGAAAAATGGGGAGAACCGATAAATCATTGGGATATGATTGCGACCTACACTGGTTTTTCGCTAGTGTTTATGCAGGGTTTGAAAAAATTGGGAATTAAGATTTCTGAGGAGGAAGAACGCGGCGTTTTTCACCTGTGGAAATATGTCGGATATCTTTTGGGAATTCCCGCTGAAAATCTTCCTGAAAACAAACGGGAGGCGACAGAACAGCTTTATTTATGGAGTTCCACGCAGGACAAAGCCGATGGTGATTCTGCCCAACTTGCGAAAGCACTTTTAGACGAAAACCTGACCAACACGATCTATCCTTTTCAGTTTCAAAGAAAACTTCTGCTTCGACTTCACCAAAGTATGAACCGCTTTCTCCTCGACCAGGAAGTAAATGACCGGCTGAAAATCCCGCAGGTTTCTTTTCCGTCGTTTTTCCCAAAAATTGTGATCCGTGCAAACCGAATTTCAGAAAGGATTTTTGACATCAAAAAACCGGACGGCTACCAAAAACTCGTCGATTTCGGCAACAAAAACCAGATGAAGGTTTTGGACGACTACATCAAACACACCCCGAAAGATTTTCATTACTAAACAAAAAAAAAAGCGGCCCGCAAATCTGCGAGCCGTTTTATTAATGATATAGATTGCACTTACTTCACAATCATTTTTGCTACTGCCATTCCTTTGTCGGATTTCAACTGGATCAGATAGATTCCAGAGCTTAGTCCGTTTACTGAAATGGTTTCGTCGCCTTTTGACTTGCTCACTTTCTGTGATTTCACCAACTTTCCTCCAAGATCATAAATTGCCAACGTTCCATTATCTGCATTACTGTAACGGATATTCGCAACGCCATTGGTTACAGGATTTTGCAGAACTGTTAAGCTCACTGCATTTTTCACAGTTTCGGTTTCTTCTGTCGCCAAAGCGGAACCGTCACCAAAGATTCGGAATCCACCTGCTTCGATGGTGATTGGAGCCGTAGTATCAGAAACAAAGAACGAAGTATTATCCATCAAATTAAACCAGGTCTTGTTCCCGATCGGGAAGTTAGGAACGATATTCTGGGTTGAAGTGGTAAAGTTTGCCAAAATCACCACATTCTGTAAAGCACTTGCTGCAGCGGTATTGGTGATGTAGATTCTCGGCATCAGGTTTCCAGATTCCACGGTGAAGTTTTTGGTGTTGAAAACTTCGTTTGAAAGACGGATTGCCAAGATTTTTGCCCAAGTGTCGTAAACCGATTTTCTGGCAGTATCGACATCATAACCCAATCCGAAAGCGGACGGTTTAGGATCAAGTTTACAGTCTCCAGGAATTGAATCGGAATCGGTATTTACTGTTCCGTTTACACAAGTGAAGATACTCTTGTCAAAACCGAGTTCCGCAAACTGCCAAATCATTTTCGGACCAGGAACGGTAAGGAAAACCGCACCGTAAGATTTCTGTCTCTCTAAAGCTGCGGCCAAAGTGTTTGCACCAGCTGCACCAAAGTTCAGATTCTTGTACATGATTCGTTCCTCGTCATGACTTTCTCCGTAACTTAAAGCTCTTCTCTCGCTGAATCCGTGTGCGGTGTATTTTACTCTGTTGAAGTTACTTCCTGTCGCATAACCCATCGTGTTCTGGTTATAAGGATTGGTTTGCTTGTCCCACATCATCACTCCTTTTCCTTCACCAATTTTGTAGTTCGCCCACTGCGCTTCTTCAGAATCGGTACCCAAGTGTTCGAAGATAATATAAGAAGTAGGATCCCAACTCCACTGATAATCTGCGTAAGCTTTCAAAATATTAACCCGGTCCTGCTGATAATTATTGGTACACGCATCGTCTCCCGCAGTACAGTTTTGGGTGAAACCTTTGGTCAAATCCCAACGGAAACCGTCAACTTTATATTCTTTGATCCACTGTTCCAAAACTCGGTTCACATAATATTTCGTTTCTGCTTTGGAGTGGTTGAAATCATTAAATACACCGTAAGAGTGCGTTGCAACCTGGTTGAAATATGGGTTAGAAGCAGAAGGATCGCCATAACCATCACCATCCGGATCGTTCATCCACATTCTTACAAGCGGGCTTCTTCCTGTCGCGTGGTTAAGAGCAATGTCAAGAATTACCGCAATACCGTTTTGGTGACATACATCGATAAATTCCTTGAATTTTTCTGGCGTCCCGTAAGCTTTGTCTAAAGCATTGTGGAAGCCGGTGTTATAACCCCAAGAATTATTTCCGTCAAATTCCATTACAGGCATTAATTCAACCGCGTTGATGTTGAGTGTCTTTAAATAAGCAATCTTATCGATTAACGATTGCCAAGTTTGCTGTGCAGTAAAGTCACGAACCAAGAGTTCATACACAATAAGGTTTTCTTTAGCAGGTTTCGCAAAATTGGTCACCACCCAAGGATAAGCCGGCTTCTGAGTCTGTACCACCGAAACCTCAAAGTCCTGTCCTGCAGGATATGGTGGAAGATTCGGGTAAACCGTGGCGTTCTGGTTAATCCACTGGTCATCATAAGGCGATAAAACTAAAGTAGAATAAGGATCTGCAACTCTGGTTCCATCCGCAATTCTGTACTGAAAAGTATAGATTTGTTGAGGAGTAAGTCCACTTACCTCGATCCAGTAAAGGTTGGTATTAGTAGTATCTCTCTTCATGAGATAATTTCCGCTCACCGTCCAGTTATTGAAACTTCCAATTACGTGTACGTAAGGTTTTCCAGGAGCATAAAGAGCGAGTCCTACTTTAGTTGGATCATTCGGATCGTAATTAATTCCCTGTCTCATATAAGCAGGCATTGGCGCAGAATCTACGGGAATTGAAAGTGAAACGGTAAAAGATTTTGTAACTACTGTTCCGTCTGCAGCGTTGGTTGCAACGACATCAATAGTTGCATCCTGAGTAACCGTGTAACCATAGCTTAATGAAGTTGAAGCTGCAGAACTCGAATAAACTGGTGTTCCGTTCGCTTTTATAACATAATTCGCAGGCATTGAAGCTGTTCCTGTGATGTTAACTACCGTTCCGGAGGAAACAATATTGGTACTTCCAGCAAGCGGATTGGTCAGGTTAAACTGGAATCTCCCCACATTCAGCATAATATCCTGCGACTGTACTGAACCGTTGAGTGTTTTTACCAGAAAACCGATCTTTGACAAAGGATTAGGTCGGTTTCCGTAAAAGGACTTCACCGTATTCATGGTAAAAGTGTAGGTACCCATTCCAGCGGAACTGGAAACGTAGGTCAGTTTGTTTGCGGCATTGGATGCAGTCCAGGTTCCGTTGGTTGGTGCATCCATACTCACATTGTTGGAGTCAAAAGACCAAGCCCACAAATAAAGAGCGTGGCTGCTTCCCACACCGAAAGCTGTTTCGTTAACAGTAAAAGTTACTGAAATTGCATCTGTTTCGTCAAAACTAGGCGGATTCACCGAATAAGTGATCGTCTGCTGTGCTACAGCGAAAAACGGCAGAATAATCGCTACAATTAATGAATAAAAATATTTCATCATATCAAAAAGGTTTAAGTGTGTAAAATTAGCAAAAGTTCTGATAATAAACGAAAAATGTTTTTACGAAAAGTCTAAAATCTTAAACGCATCCTAAAAAATATTTAAAAAAAATCAATTCGGCTTAAAGTCAATCATTCCCTTATTTTCTGAAATCGCAGATGGGTTTTCGAGGAA from Chryseobacterium suipulveris includes:
- a CDS encoding type II toxin-antitoxin system RelE/ParE family toxin, whose translation is MLANWIARNKSKSYSIKLNKLIIDTLSQVAENPTIGRKTEFENVRVRIVRDYLLFYEYDAKQIKVLTIWDGNREGTTLKIK
- a CDS encoding SIMPL domain-containing protein (The SIMPL domain is named for its presence in mouse protein SIMPL (signalling molecule that associates with mouse pelle-like kinase). Bacterial member BP26, from Brucella, was shown to assemble into a channel-like structure, while YggE from E. coli has been associated with resistance to oxidative stress.), with product MNIEKTEYSKGADLLLELKSIAVEKSKITAQRLAKPLNQKIGKAIYISDVNTVSNALQGQVPGVRIRGMASLYGSKAENPIYTEFQKVKFEVQVNVKYQLE
- a CDS encoding DUF488 domain-containing protein; the encoded protein is MKTIFTIGHSNHPFETFLEMLKSFEIEVLADIRRYTGSRKYPYFNKDVLEKNLPENGIAYLHLEDLGGRRKVQPNSHNTAWKLDSFKGYADYMETESFRNAVKELEKIATTKKLCYMCSEAVWWSCHRSMVSDYLKNDGWNVQHIMGIAKSQEHPYTKPAKIENGKLVYTA
- a CDS encoding oxygenase MpaB family protein encodes the protein MGGYDFGYLNKPLIFTGALKKGAVKRLKDTLEFWVHVTRENALKVNSDAYQLIVRTRLMHSYARLTINKKAENWNAEKWGEPINHWDMIATYTGFSLVFMQGLKKLGIKISEEEERGVFHLWKYVGYLLGIPAENLPENKREATEQLYLWSSTQDKADGDSAQLAKALLDENLTNTIYPFQFQRKLLLRLHQSMNRFLLDQEVNDRLKIPQVSFPSFFPKIVIRANRISERIFDIKKPDGYQKLVDFGNKNQMKVLDDYIKHTPKDFHY
- a CDS encoding alpha-amylase family glycosyl hydrolase — its product is MMKYFYSLIVAIILPFFAVAQQTITYSVNPPSFDETDAISVTFTVNETAFGVGSSHALYLWAWSFDSNNVSMDAPTNGTWTASNAANKLTYVSSSAGMGTYTFTMNTVKSFYGNRPNPLSKIGFLVKTLNGSVQSQDIMLNVGRFQFNLTNPLAGSTNIVSSGTVVNITGTASMPANYVIKANGTPVYSSSAASTSLSYGYTVTQDATIDVVATNAADGTVVTKSFTVSLSIPVDSAPMPAYMRQGINYDPNDPTKVGLALYAPGKPYVHVIGSFNNWTVSGNYLMKRDTTNTNLYWIEVSGLTPQQIYTFQYRIADGTRVADPYSTLVLSPYDDQWINQNATVYPNLPPYPAGQDFEVSVVQTQKPAYPWVVTNFAKPAKENLIVYELLVRDFTAQQTWQSLIDKIAYLKTLNINAVELMPVMEFDGNNSWGYNTGFHNALDKAYGTPEKFKEFIDVCHQNGIAVILDIALNHATGRSPLVRMWMNDPDGDGYGDPSASNPYFNQVATHSYGVFNDFNHSKAETKYYVNRVLEQWIKEYKVDGFRWDLTKGFTQNCTAGDDACTNNYQQDRVNILKAYADYQWSWDPTSYIIFEHLGTDSEEAQWANYKIGEGKGVMMWDKQTNPYNQNTMGYATGSNFNRVKYTAHGFSERRALSYGESHDEERIMYKNLNFGAAGANTLAAALERQKSYGAVFLTVPGPKMIWQFAELGFDKSIFTCVNGTVNTDSDSIPGDCKLDPKPSAFGLGYDVDTARKSVYDTWAKILAIRLSNEVFNTKNFTVESGNLMPRIYITNTAAASALQNVVILANFTTSTQNIVPNFPIGNKTWFNLMDNTSFFVSDTTAPITIEAGGFRIFGDGSALATEETETVKNAVSLTVLQNPVTNGVANIRYSNADNGTLAIYDLGGKLVKSQKVSKSKGDETISVNGLSSGIYLIQLKSDKGMAVAKMIVK